A genome region from Ralstonia solanacearum K60 includes the following:
- the lptG gene encoding LPS export ABC transporter permease LptG, with product MMKMLKMPVYEKYFARQIYGVFVFILFAVLALFIFFDMLSELGSVVGRYTTLIAFFHVMLQAPTRVYEVIPVAALISAIYVFSQMASQSEFTIFRVAGLDTRGALLSLFKIALPLALVTYVFGEFIGPKSEQFAQKVRLEALGATVSAEFRSGVWVKDRGPARPDGSGGEVTRFVNVGSLQPDQTIRSLRIYEFDADYRLSSIRVAQQARYQGHQSWELDDVTETHFVEFPRKAGAAAPQDNRQAVPGAPDALAPDFRGEQTKLPKQEMRSELTPQILSVLMVTPERMATLDLFQYIRHLRDNKQDTQRYEIALWKKVVYPFTVLVMMALALPFAYLHARAGAVGLKVFGGIMLGLSFQLVNNLFSHVGLLNTWPAIFTAIVPGALYLAVALIALRWVERH from the coding sequence ATGATGAAGATGCTGAAGATGCCGGTCTACGAAAAGTACTTCGCGCGCCAGATCTACGGCGTGTTCGTCTTCATCCTGTTCGCAGTGCTGGCGCTGTTCATCTTCTTCGACATGCTGAGCGAACTGGGCTCGGTGGTCGGGCGCTACACCACGCTGATCGCGTTCTTCCACGTGATGCTGCAGGCGCCGACGCGCGTGTACGAGGTGATTCCCGTCGCCGCGCTGATCAGCGCCATCTATGTGTTCTCGCAGATGGCGAGCCAGTCCGAGTTCACGATCTTCCGCGTGGCCGGACTGGATACGCGCGGGGCCCTGCTGTCGCTGTTCAAGATCGCGCTGCCGCTGGCGCTGGTGACGTACGTCTTCGGCGAGTTCATCGGCCCGAAATCGGAGCAGTTCGCGCAGAAGGTGCGGCTCGAAGCGCTGGGGGCGACGGTGTCGGCCGAGTTCCGTTCGGGCGTCTGGGTCAAGGACCGCGGTCCGGCCAGGCCGGACGGCAGCGGCGGCGAGGTGACCCGCTTCGTCAACGTGGGCAGCCTGCAGCCGGACCAGACCATCCGCAGCCTGCGCATCTATGAATTCGATGCCGACTACCGGCTGAGCTCGATCCGCGTGGCGCAGCAGGCGCGCTATCAAGGTCATCAGAGTTGGGAACTCGACGACGTCACGGAGACGCACTTCGTCGAGTTTCCGCGCAAGGCGGGGGCGGCCGCGCCGCAGGACAACAGGCAGGCCGTGCCCGGGGCGCCCGACGCGCTGGCGCCCGACTTCCGCGGCGAGCAGACCAAGCTGCCGAAACAGGAGATGCGTTCCGAGTTGACGCCGCAGATCCTGTCGGTGCTGATGGTCACGCCCGAGCGCATGGCCACCCTGGACCTGTTCCAGTACATCCGCCACCTGCGCGACAACAAGCAGGACACGCAGCGCTACGAGATCGCGCTGTGGAAGAAGGTGGTCTATCCCTTCACCGTGCTGGTGATGATGGCGCTGGCGCTGCCGTTCGCCTACCTGCATGCGCGCGCCGGCGCGGTCGGCCTGAAGGTGTTCGGCGGGATCATGCTGGGCCTGTCGTTCCAACTGGTGAACAACCTGTTCTCGCATGTCGGCCTGCTCAATACGTGGCCGGCCATCTTCACCGCCATCGTGCCGGGCGCACTGTACCTGGCGGTCGCGCTGATCGCGCTGCGCTGGGTGGAGCGCCACTGA
- a CDS encoding sirohydrochlorin chelatase, producing MAARALVLFAHGARDARWREPFDRLRARLAAQQPEVDVRLAFLELMAPDLPGTIDALAADGVRDVTVVPVFFGQGGHLRRDLPALVERCAQAHPALPIRCAEAAGEDDAVLDAVAAYCTRQLG from the coding sequence ATGGCCGCGCGGGCGCTGGTGCTGTTCGCCCACGGCGCGCGCGATGCCCGCTGGCGCGAGCCGTTCGACCGCCTGCGCGCGCGGCTGGCCGCGCAGCAACCGGAAGTCGACGTCCGCCTCGCCTTTCTCGAACTGATGGCACCCGACCTGCCGGGCACGATCGACGCGCTCGCCGCCGACGGCGTGCGGGACGTTACCGTCGTGCCCGTGTTCTTCGGCCAGGGCGGGCATCTGCGCCGCGACCTGCCGGCGCTGGTCGAGCGCTGTGCGCAGGCGCACCCTGCCCTGCCGATCCGCTGCGCCGAGGCCGCCGGCGAAGACGACGCCGTGCTCGACGCCGTCGCCGCCTACTGTACCCGCCAGCTCGGCTGA
- a CDS encoding DUF2486 family protein produces the protein MISDGRNPGSNADNHIPVLTEIVELDDAAPAEAPPVQAPSQPAAGAAVVPPALREQGLAPTPAMPPAGTDAARVMGEVMWRFQSEWPGLIEAQCRAALESRLSLLTEQLAADLTRALEARLMDWLGAALDEALAAQRRTPPR, from the coding sequence ATGATCTCCGATGGCCGCAATCCAGGGTCCAACGCGGACAACCATATCCCCGTCCTGACGGAGATCGTCGAGCTCGACGATGCCGCACCGGCGGAAGCGCCGCCTGTCCAGGCGCCGTCCCAGCCGGCTGCCGGTGCCGCCGTGGTGCCGCCGGCGCTGCGCGAGCAGGGCCTCGCGCCGACGCCGGCGATGCCGCCCGCCGGCACCGACGCCGCCCGCGTGATGGGCGAGGTGATGTGGCGCTTCCAGTCGGAATGGCCGGGGCTGATCGAGGCGCAATGCCGCGCCGCGCTGGAATCGCGCCTGTCCCTGCTGACCGAGCAGCTCGCCGCCGACCTGACGCGCGCGCTCGAGGCGCGGCTGATGGACTGGTTGGGCGCCGCGCTGGACGAGGCACTGGCGGCGCAGCGCAGGACCCCGCCGCGCTAG
- the ilvD gene encoding dihydroxy-acid dehydratase: MPDNKRSQHITQGVARSPNRSMYYALGYQKEDFNNPMIGVANGHSTITPCNSGLQKLADAAVAAVKASNANPQIFGTPTISDGMSMGTEGMKYSLISREVIADCIETCTQGQWMDGVVVIGGCDKNMPGGMIALARTNVPGIYVYGGTIRPGHWKGKDLTIVSSFEAVGEFTAGRMSDEDFEGIEKNACPSSGSCGGMYTANTMSSSFEALGMSLLYSSTMANPDQEKVDSAAESARVLVEAVRRDLKPRDIITRKSIENAVAVIMATGGSTNAVLHYLAIAHAADVEWTIDDFERVCQRVPVICNLKPSGQYVATDLHRAGGIPQVMKILLNAGLLHGDCITITGKTLAEELANVPDQPRADQDVILPLDKALYQQGHLAILKGNLAEEGAVAKITGLKNPVITGPARVFDDEQSAMEAILGDRINAGDVLVLRYLGPKGGPGMPEMLAPTSAIIGKGLGESVGFITDGRFSGGTWGMVVGHVAPEAFVGGTIALVQEGDSITIDAHQRVLQLNVPEDELARRRAAWQQPAPRYTRGVLAKFAQLASTASKGAVTG; encoded by the coding sequence ATGCCAGACAACAAGCGTTCCCAGCACATCACCCAGGGTGTGGCACGCTCGCCCAACCGCTCGATGTACTACGCGCTGGGCTACCAGAAAGAAGACTTCAACAATCCGATGATCGGCGTAGCCAACGGCCATTCGACCATCACGCCGTGCAACTCGGGCCTGCAGAAGCTGGCCGACGCGGCCGTGGCCGCCGTCAAGGCATCGAACGCCAACCCGCAGATCTTCGGCACGCCCACCATTTCCGACGGCATGTCGATGGGCACCGAGGGCATGAAGTATTCGCTGATCTCGCGCGAGGTCATCGCCGACTGCATCGAAACCTGCACGCAAGGCCAGTGGATGGACGGCGTGGTCGTGATCGGCGGCTGCGACAAGAACATGCCCGGCGGCATGATCGCACTGGCACGCACCAACGTGCCGGGCATCTACGTGTACGGCGGCACGATCCGGCCGGGGCACTGGAAGGGCAAGGACCTGACCATCGTGTCGTCGTTCGAGGCCGTGGGCGAGTTCACCGCCGGCCGCATGAGCGACGAAGACTTCGAAGGCATCGAGAAGAACGCCTGCCCGTCGAGCGGCTCGTGCGGCGGCATGTACACCGCCAACACGATGAGCTCGTCGTTCGAGGCGCTGGGCATGTCGCTGCTGTATTCGTCGACCATGGCCAACCCCGACCAGGAGAAGGTCGACAGCGCCGCCGAATCGGCCCGCGTGCTGGTCGAGGCCGTGCGCCGCGACCTCAAGCCGCGCGACATCATCACGCGCAAGTCGATCGAGAACGCCGTGGCCGTCATCATGGCGACCGGCGGCTCGACCAACGCCGTGCTGCACTACCTGGCCATCGCCCATGCCGCCGACGTGGAATGGACCATCGATGACTTCGAGCGCGTGTGCCAGCGCGTGCCCGTGATCTGCAACCTGAAGCCGTCAGGCCAGTATGTCGCCACCGACCTGCACCGCGCGGGCGGCATCCCGCAGGTGATGAAGATCCTGCTGAACGCGGGCCTGCTGCACGGCGACTGCATCACCATCACCGGCAAGACGCTCGCCGAGGAACTCGCCAACGTGCCCGACCAGCCGCGCGCGGACCAGGACGTGATCCTGCCGCTCGACAAGGCGCTCTACCAGCAGGGGCACCTCGCCATCCTCAAGGGCAACCTGGCCGAGGAAGGCGCCGTGGCGAAGATCACCGGCCTGAAGAACCCGGTCATCACCGGCCCGGCGCGCGTATTCGACGACGAGCAGAGCGCGATGGAAGCCATCCTGGGCGACCGGATCAACGCCGGCGACGTGCTGGTGCTGCGCTACCTCGGCCCGAAGGGCGGCCCGGGCATGCCGGAAATGCTGGCCCCGACGTCGGCCATCATCGGCAAGGGCCTGGGCGAATCGGTCGGCTTCATCACCGATGGACGCTTCTCGGGCGGCACCTGGGGCATGGTGGTCGGCCATGTTGCGCCGGAAGCCTTCGTGGGCGGCACCATCGCCCTGGTGCAGGAAGGCGATTCGATCACCATCGACGCGCACCAGCGCGTGCTGCAGCTGAACGTGCCCGAAGACGAACTGGCCCGCCGCCGCGCCGCGTGGCAGCAGCCGGCACCGCGCTATACGCGCGGCGTGCTCGCCAAGTTCGCTCAACTGGCATCGACGGCCAGCAAGGGCGCCGTGACCGGCTGA
- a CDS encoding sulfate adenylyltransferase subunit 1, whose amino-acid sequence MTNQASHQGLLRFITAGSVDDGKSTLIGRLLYDSKAVLTDQLQALANAKNKRTAGEQIDFSLLTDGLEAEREQGITIDVAYRYFSTARRKFIIADTPGHEQYTRNMVTGASTAHAAIILIDATRVTTQNGKTELLAQTKRHSAIVKLLELQHVIVAINKMDLVDYSEARFNEIRTAYDALAAQLGLRDVRYVPVSALRGDNIVHASEAMPWYQGEPLLALLEDLKVEDTAPVGDDALRFPVQFVARQDGSRADDFRGYMGRVEAGTVRVGQAVRVLPANRETTVAEVLTPNGAADFAGPGETITVRLADDVDISRGDTIVAAPTTAANAAKKLQADLCWFDEHELNPSRKYVLKHTTATVFARVSEVERVLDVHTLSHETGRKQIALNDIGTVHISLQKPIVCDAYGDNPATGAFILVDEATHHTVAAGMIRAFS is encoded by the coding sequence ATGACGAACCAAGCATCCCATCAGGGCCTGTTGCGCTTCATCACCGCCGGTTCGGTCGACGACGGCAAGAGCACGCTGATCGGCCGCCTGCTGTACGACAGCAAGGCCGTGCTGACCGATCAGTTGCAGGCGCTGGCCAATGCCAAGAACAAGCGTACCGCCGGCGAGCAGATCGACTTCTCGCTGCTGACCGACGGCCTGGAGGCCGAGCGCGAGCAGGGCATCACGATCGACGTGGCGTACCGCTACTTCTCGACCGCGCGCCGCAAGTTCATCATCGCCGACACGCCGGGCCACGAGCAGTACACCCGCAACATGGTGACGGGCGCCTCGACCGCGCATGCCGCCATCATCCTGATCGACGCCACGCGCGTGACCACGCAGAACGGCAAGACCGAGCTGCTGGCGCAGACCAAGCGCCATTCGGCCATCGTCAAGCTGCTGGAACTGCAGCACGTGATCGTGGCCATCAACAAGATGGACCTGGTCGACTACAGCGAGGCCCGTTTCAACGAGATCCGCACCGCCTACGATGCGCTTGCCGCCCAACTGGGCCTGCGCGACGTGCGCTACGTGCCGGTTTCCGCCCTGCGCGGCGACAACATCGTGCACGCGTCCGAAGCCATGCCGTGGTACCAGGGCGAGCCGCTGCTGGCGCTGCTGGAAGACCTGAAGGTGGAAGACACCGCTCCGGTGGGCGACGACGCGCTGCGTTTCCCGGTGCAGTTCGTGGCACGCCAGGACGGCTCGCGGGCCGATGACTTCCGCGGCTACATGGGCCGCGTGGAAGCCGGCACCGTGCGCGTCGGCCAGGCCGTGCGCGTGCTGCCCGCCAACCGCGAGACCACCGTGGCTGAGGTGCTGACGCCCAACGGCGCGGCCGATTTCGCCGGCCCCGGCGAGACCATCACGGTGCGCCTGGCCGATGACGTGGACATCTCGCGCGGCGACACCATCGTCGCCGCCCCGACCACCGCTGCCAACGCCGCGAAGAAGCTGCAGGCGGACCTGTGCTGGTTCGACGAGCACGAACTGAACCCGTCGCGCAAGTACGTGCTCAAGCACACCACCGCCACCGTGTTCGCGCGCGTGTCGGAAGTCGAGCGCGTGCTCGACGTGCACACGCTGTCGCATGAGACCGGCCGCAAGCAGATCGCGCTCAACGACATCGGCACGGTCCACATCAGCCTGCAGAAGCCGATCGTCTGCGACGCGTACGGCGATAATCCGGCCACCGGCGCCTTCATCCTGGTGGATGAGGCGACGCACCATACGGTGGCGGCCGGCATGATCCGTGCTTTTTCCTGA
- the cobA gene encoding uroporphyrinogen-III C-methyltransferase, with amino-acid sequence MEAKTIPTTHGRVSLIGAGPGAADLITVRGARLLGEAEVVLHDALVSPEVFQYCPQAVLIPVGKRCGKRSTAQRFINRQLVDLATKYQRVVRLKGGDPMLFGRADEELQALEAAGIAHEVVPGITAALAAASAIRQPLTKRGVARSVAFVTQAKAADPDTPAPKGAAPEPAVQADSLVYYMGRDQAAAIAADLIARGRAPSTPAWVVEAATTPQQRSACFTLQQMAEGAAAAWINAEHPSLLMIGEALAERASSAAPEARPGARHVLAA; translated from the coding sequence ATGGAAGCGAAGACCATCCCCACGACCCACGGCCGCGTGAGCCTGATTGGTGCGGGCCCCGGTGCGGCGGATCTCATCACGGTGCGCGGTGCACGCTTGTTGGGCGAAGCCGAGGTCGTGCTGCACGACGCGCTGGTCTCGCCCGAGGTCTTCCAGTATTGCCCGCAGGCGGTGCTGATTCCGGTCGGCAAGCGCTGCGGCAAGCGCTCGACGGCGCAGCGCTTCATCAACCGGCAGCTCGTCGACCTGGCCACCAAGTACCAGCGCGTGGTGCGCCTCAAGGGCGGCGATCCGATGCTGTTCGGTCGCGCCGACGAGGAACTGCAGGCGCTCGAAGCGGCCGGCATCGCGCACGAGGTCGTGCCGGGCATTACCGCTGCGCTGGCGGCGGCTTCGGCGATCCGCCAGCCGCTCACCAAGCGCGGCGTGGCCCGCAGCGTGGCCTTCGTCACGCAGGCCAAGGCCGCCGATCCCGATACGCCGGCGCCCAAGGGCGCGGCACCGGAACCCGCGGTGCAGGCCGATTCCCTGGTCTACTACATGGGCCGCGACCAGGCCGCCGCCATCGCCGCCGACCTGATCGCGCGCGGCCGCGCGCCGTCGACGCCCGCGTGGGTGGTCGAGGCGGCCACCACGCCGCAGCAGCGCTCGGCGTGCTTCACGCTGCAGCAGATGGCAGAAGGTGCCGCCGCCGCGTGGATCAACGCCGAGCATCCCAGCCTGCTGATGATCGGCGAGGCGCTTGCCGAGCGGGCGTCGTCGGCCGCGCCCGAAGCGCGTCCCGGCGCGCGTCACGTGCTGGCCGCCTGA
- a CDS encoding 5-carboxymethyl-2-hydroxymuconate Delta-isomerase: MPHLIIEYTANVEADARIPDMMRVLNDAVIAHADVFPIGGLRTRALRLEQYRMADGAEDDAFIHVTFRIKAGRPRPVTQRVCADLFRALQGHLAEVFARRYLGLTLELDEFDTHGFYVENNVHARFAPMAQASS; this comes from the coding sequence ATGCCGCACCTCATCATCGAATACACCGCCAATGTCGAAGCCGACGCCCGCATCCCGGACATGATGCGGGTGCTCAACGATGCGGTGATCGCCCATGCCGACGTCTTCCCGATCGGGGGCCTGCGCACCCGCGCACTGCGGCTGGAGCAATACCGCATGGCCGACGGCGCCGAGGACGATGCCTTCATCCACGTGACGTTCCGCATCAAGGCCGGCCGGCCCAGGCCCGTGACGCAGCGGGTCTGCGCCGATCTGTTCAGGGCGTTGCAGGGGCATCTGGCCGAGGTCTTCGCCCGTCGGTACTTGGGGCTGACGCTGGAGCTGGACGAATTCGACACGCACGGTTTCTACGTTGAGAACAACGTGCATGCGCGCTTCGCGCCGATGGCCCAGGCGTCGAGCTAG
- a CDS encoding DNA polymerase III subunit chi: MTRVDFHSNVPGKLAYACRLVRKAYGAGQKVIVVGNRAALEAFDAQLWTFSQLDFLPHCGLRHPLAAQTPILLADIAEPLDDAPHHDILVNLSDATPPLFARFARLIEIVGDDEADRTAARDRFRFYRDRGYPIQHHDVGRA, from the coding sequence ATGACCCGTGTCGATTTCCACAGCAACGTGCCCGGCAAGCTGGCCTATGCCTGCCGGCTGGTGCGCAAGGCCTACGGCGCGGGCCAGAAGGTGATCGTGGTGGGGAACCGCGCGGCGCTGGAGGCTTTCGACGCCCAGTTGTGGACCTTCAGCCAGCTCGACTTCCTGCCGCACTGCGGGCTGCGGCATCCGCTTGCCGCGCAGACGCCGATCCTGCTGGCCGACATCGCCGAGCCGCTGGACGACGCGCCCCATCACGATATTCTCGTCAACCTGTCGGATGCCACGCCGCCGCTGTTCGCGCGGTTTGCGCGCCTGATCGAAATCGTCGGCGACGACGAGGCCGATCGCACCGCCGCCCGCGACCGCTTCCGCTTCTACCGCGACCGAGGCTATCCGATCCAACATCACGACGTGGGGCGCGCATGA
- a CDS encoding leucyl aminopeptidase, whose product MEFSTKALDWAKAGPSGALAAKSDCLVIGLFESQTLAGAAKALDVATKGLVGRLVKLGDFEGKRGTSLLLHEVAGVGAARVLLVGLGKEAEFTDRAYAEAVRTALRALSATKAANVTWTLTQHPARDKDAAWAVLTAVTLIREASYRFIERHPELKSKRDKNGDGLRKVVLTVDAADAKTAAVAAARGAAIANGMELTRDLGNLPSNICTPTYLANTARQIAKDFKLKVEVLGRKQIEALKMGAFLAVTKGSEEPPQFIVLRYEGGPAKQAPVVLVGKGITFDTGGISLKPGEGMDEMKYDMCGAASVLGTLRAVAEMGLKLNVIAVVPTCENMPSGIATKPGDVVTSMSGQTIEILNTDAEGRLILCDALTYVERFKPAAVIDVATLTGAVIVALGHVNTGVFARSDALADALLAAGKQSLDTGWRMPLGEEYQEQLKSNFADMGNIGGRPGGSVTAACFLARFTEKYDWVHLDIAGTAWKSGAAKGATGRPVPMLTRFLMDRAG is encoded by the coding sequence ATGGAATTTAGCACAAAAGCCTTGGACTGGGCCAAAGCTGGCCCGAGCGGTGCCCTGGCGGCCAAGAGCGATTGCCTCGTGATCGGTCTGTTCGAGTCGCAGACCCTGGCCGGCGCAGCCAAGGCGCTGGATGTGGCCACCAAGGGCCTGGTCGGTCGCCTCGTCAAGCTGGGCGACTTCGAAGGCAAGCGCGGCACCTCGCTGCTGCTGCACGAGGTGGCCGGCGTGGGCGCGGCCCGCGTGCTGCTGGTGGGCCTGGGCAAGGAAGCCGAATTCACCGACCGCGCCTATGCCGAGGCCGTGCGCACCGCGCTGCGCGCGCTGTCGGCCACCAAGGCCGCCAATGTCACCTGGACGCTGACCCAGCACCCGGCCCGCGACAAGGACGCCGCCTGGGCCGTGCTGACCGCCGTCACGCTCATCCGCGAAGCCAGCTACCGCTTCATCGAGCGCCACCCCGAGCTCAAGAGCAAGCGCGACAAGAACGGCGATGGCCTGCGCAAGGTCGTGCTGACGGTCGATGCGGCGGACGCCAAGACCGCCGCCGTGGCCGCCGCCCGCGGCGCCGCCATCGCCAACGGCATGGAGCTGACGCGCGATCTGGGCAACCTGCCGTCCAACATCTGCACGCCGACTTACCTGGCCAACACCGCGCGCCAGATCGCCAAGGACTTCAAGCTCAAGGTCGAAGTGCTCGGCCGCAAGCAGATCGAGGCGCTGAAGATGGGCGCCTTCCTGGCCGTCACCAAGGGCAGCGAGGAGCCGCCGCAGTTCATCGTGCTGCGTTACGAGGGCGGTCCGGCCAAGCAGGCACCGGTGGTGCTGGTCGGCAAGGGCATCACGTTCGATACGGGCGGCATCTCGCTCAAGCCGGGCGAGGGCATGGACGAGATGAAGTACGACATGTGCGGCGCCGCCTCGGTGCTGGGCACGCTGCGCGCCGTCGCCGAGATGGGCCTGAAGCTGAATGTCATCGCCGTGGTGCCGACCTGCGAGAACATGCCCAGCGGCATCGCCACCAAGCCGGGCGACGTGGTCACCAGCATGTCGGGCCAGACCATCGAGATTCTCAACACCGACGCCGAGGGCCGCCTGATCCTGTGCGATGCGCTGACCTACGTGGAGCGCTTCAAGCCCGCCGCGGTGATCGACGTGGCGACGCTGACCGGCGCGGTCATCGTTGCGCTCGGCCATGTCAACACCGGCGTGTTCGCGCGCAGCGATGCGCTGGCCGATGCGCTGCTGGCCGCCGGCAAGCAGTCGCTCGACACCGGCTGGCGCATGCCGCTGGGCGAGGAATACCAGGAGCAGCTCAAGTCCAACTTCGCCGACATGGGCAACATCGGCGGGCGCCCGGGCGGCAGTGTGACGGCGGCCTGCTTCCTGGCGCGCTTCACCGAGAAGTACGACTGGGTTCACCTCGACATTGCCGGCACCGCCTGGAAGAGCGGCGCGGCCAAGGGCGCCACCGGCCGCCCGGTGCCGATGCTCACGCGCTTCCTGATGGATCGCGCCGGTTGA
- a CDS encoding LysR family transcriptional regulator, which produces MDLRQLRYFVTVAEELHFGRAAARLAMTQPPLSQQIRALEEELGVTLFHRTQRSVALTPVGARWLVEVRRVLAEAGALPALAQRLARGEVGSMSLAFVSTADYGILPAMLRHFRDARPDVQVQLREATSDVQIEALLADEIDAGVVIAHHTGSVPGELEYRPLAREGLVLAAPAARAAQWGARPGRPIALADVAAEPLIIFPRRSAPALYDIITGYHAAHGGAQEASARIAQEAIQMQTIVSLVSAEMGVALVPASLCNLQRTGVVYLELAEPSPAIETGLVWRRDAESPVLPWFVASAEAVARLHDNPQP; this is translated from the coding sequence ATGGACCTGCGCCAGCTCCGCTACTTCGTGACCGTCGCCGAGGAACTGCACTTCGGCCGCGCCGCCGCGCGCCTGGCGATGACGCAGCCGCCGCTGTCGCAGCAGATCCGCGCGCTGGAGGAGGAACTGGGCGTCACGCTGTTCCACCGCACGCAGCGCTCGGTGGCGCTGACGCCGGTGGGGGCGCGCTGGCTGGTGGAGGTGCGGCGCGTGCTGGCCGAGGCGGGCGCCCTGCCGGCGCTGGCACAGCGGCTGGCGCGCGGCGAGGTGGGGTCGATGTCGCTGGCCTTTGTCAGCACCGCCGACTACGGCATCCTGCCCGCCATGCTGCGCCACTTCCGCGATGCCCGGCCCGACGTGCAGGTGCAGTTGCGCGAAGCCACCAGCGACGTGCAGATCGAGGCACTGCTGGCCGACGAGATCGATGCCGGCGTGGTGATCGCGCATCACACCGGCTCAGTGCCGGGCGAACTGGAATACCGGCCGCTGGCGCGCGAGGGACTGGTGCTGGCGGCGCCCGCGGCGCGCGCAGCGCAGTGGGGTGCGCGGCCCGGCCGGCCGATCGCCCTGGCCGACGTGGCCGCCGAGCCGCTGATTATTTTCCCGCGCCGTTCCGCGCCGGCGCTGTACGACATCATTACCGGCTATCATGCCGCGCACGGCGGCGCCCAGGAGGCGTCCGCGCGCATCGCCCAGGAAGCGATCCAGATGCAGACCATCGTCAGTCTCGTCTCCGCCGAGATGGGCGTGGCGCTGGTGCCCGCATCGCTGTGCAACCTACAGCGGACCGGCGTGGTCTATCTCGAACTGGCCGAGCCGAGCCCGGCCATCGAGACCGGGCTGGTCTGGCGACGCGATGCGGAATCGCCCGTGCTGCCGTGGTTTGTGGCCAGTGCCGAGGCCGTCGCCCGCCTGCATGACAACCCCCAACCCTGA
- the lptF gene encoding LPS export ABC transporter permease LptF, producing the protein MIFEQALRRELSFTAGAVFLVLLTFMLTTLVIRILGMAANGEASPNDVLLLIGLATLGYLAILLCATLFISVLLVLTRWYKDSEMVVWFTAGLSLTDFIRPVLRFSLPFVVLVALLALFGWPWANQQSALFRDRFEQRDVLSMISAGRFIEPAHGNYVLFIEGVDAGMKHARNLFVANADADKIGVALAKTGEFKTSPNGDRYVLLDKGRRYEGTPGQLDYRIVEFDRYGVKVASKPPQVDANLPTKSRPTTELLSNPTPENLGELVWRIGLPLLALNFVLIAVPLAYVNPRLGRYTPMIFAVLIYLTYSNLLNLSQAWVAQGKINAMLAWWPIHLLAFVCAVLLFRFRHYSAAGLKGIFALLGFAPKKAGA; encoded by the coding sequence ATGATTTTCGAACAAGCCCTGCGACGCGAGCTCTCCTTTACCGCCGGCGCCGTCTTCCTCGTCCTGCTCACCTTCATGCTGACCACGCTGGTGATCCGCATCCTGGGCATGGCGGCCAACGGCGAGGCCAGTCCCAACGACGTACTGCTGCTGATCGGCCTGGCCACGCTCGGCTACCTGGCGATCCTGCTGTGCGCCACGCTGTTCATCTCGGTGCTGCTGGTGCTCACGCGCTGGTACAAGGATTCCGAGATGGTGGTGTGGTTCACCGCCGGCCTCAGCCTGACCGACTTCATCCGCCCGGTGCTGCGCTTCTCGCTGCCGTTCGTGGTGCTGGTGGCGCTGCTGGCGCTGTTCGGCTGGCCGTGGGCCAACCAGCAGAGCGCGCTGTTCCGCGACCGCTTCGAGCAGCGCGACGTGCTGTCGATGATCTCCGCCGGCCGCTTCATCGAACCGGCGCACGGCAACTACGTGCTGTTCATCGAAGGCGTCGATGCCGGCATGAAGCACGCGCGCAACCTGTTCGTCGCCAACGCCGACGCCGACAAGATCGGCGTGGCGCTGGCCAAGACCGGCGAGTTCAAGACTAGCCCCAACGGCGACCGCTACGTGCTGCTCGACAAGGGCCGCCGCTATGAGGGCACGCCGGGCCAGTTGGACTACCGCATCGTCGAATTCGACCGCTACGGCGTGAAGGTGGCCAGCAAGCCGCCCCAGGTCGACGCCAACCTGCCCACCAAGAGCCGCCCGACCACCGAGCTGCTGTCCAACCCGACCCCCGAGAACCTGGGCGAGCTGGTCTGGCGCATCGGCCTGCCGCTGCTGGCGCTCAACTTTGTGCTGATCGCGGTTCCGCTGGCCTACGTCAACCCGCGCCTGGGCCGCTATACGCCGATGATCTTCGCCGTGCTGATCTACCTGACCTACTCCAACCTGCTGAACCTGTCGCAGGCCTGGGTCGCGCAGGGCAAGATCAACGCGATGCTGGCCTGGTGGCCGATCCACCTGCTGGCGTTCGTCTGCGCGGTGCTGCTGTTCCGCTTCCGCCACTACAGCGCGGCGGGCCTCAAAGGCATCTTCGCCCTGCTGGGCTTTGCGCCGAAGAAGGCGGGCGCATGA